The Oscarella lobularis chromosome 12, ooOscLobu1.1, whole genome shotgun sequence genome window below encodes:
- the LOC136193507 gene encoding ankyrin repeat domain-containing protein 50-like isoform X3, with protein sequence MAKVRDYVSKEPMQWKYILEEDVVDNPEYYSLPAISMAIWGKHLDVVEYLLSSGWDVDSPITETGETCFLEAVVLGYVEGIDLFVERGCNIEAKNYDCNGALVLAMSVHRFPLIKKLIELGLSVNETHQNGYTSLHSACSGGFVAIAEYLLENGAGIEAEDADGSTPFLIVCSCNSEGVIDLLISKGCNIYAKSKGGTGALGMASWKGHVEIAEKLVQLGFDVNEAQGFGKTSLHFSARTYFHTLKLAEFLIRNGAKLEVEDERGNTPFLVCATTNKVAFMDMLISKGCNVQAKNKVGRGVLGAACANGEVKMTRKLLEMGFSLFETDYFGRTPLHWAAKYTNKEVAEILVDRGANVEAQDKWGRTPYLDAVRHGCEDVANLFLSKGCNRHAVDHEGHGALALACIEKSRYAVESFLSRFSNQDLNSVLHLAVLSNSDDTVGLLISNGADIETQDKWGCTPLVTAIEFGSDRVIDFLLKEGCNMYAETKTGECVLDVAIMAGRLDLFHRFVKAGINAMQLLPM encoded by the exons ATGGCCAAGGTTCGAGATTATGTGTCCAAAGAGCCAATGCAGTGGAAGTATATTTTGGAGGAGGACGTTGTGGACAACCCCGAG TATTATAGCTTACCGGCAATTTCTATGGCTATTTGGGGAAAGCATTTAGATGTTGTAGAGTATTTACTTTCGTCGGGATGGGACGTTGACAGTCCAATCACAGAG ACTGGAGAGACGTGTTTTCTTGAAGCTGTTGTATTGGGATATGTAGAAGGaattgatttatttgttGAGAGAGGTTGCAACATTGAAGCAAAGAACTAC GATTGTAATGGGGCTCTGGTATTGGCAATGTCTGTGCATCGTTTTCCATTGATAAAGAAACTAATTGAATTGGGATTGTCTGTCAACGAAACCCATCAA AATGGTTATACGTCGTTGCATAGCGCATGTAGTGGTGGTTTTGTTGCAATTGCGGAATATCTACTAGAGAATGGAGCCGGTATTGAAGCTGAAGATGCA GATGGATCCACGCCTTTTCTTATAGTATGCAGTTGTAATTCTGAGGGCGtgattgatctattgatatCCAAAGGATGCAATATATATGCCAAAAGCAAA GGAGGTACTGGAGCCTTGGGAATGGCAAGTTGGAAGGGACACGTTGAAATTGCTGAGAAATTAGTTCAGCTTGGATTTGATGTCAACGAAGCTCAAGGG TTCGGCAAAACGTCTTTGCACTTTTCGGCTCGGACCTATTTCCATACACTCAAGCTAGCAGAATTTCTAATTAGAAATGGCGCCAAACTTGAAGTTGAAGACGAG AGAGGAAACACGCCGTTTCTAGTTTGTGCGACAACGAATAAGGTTGCTTTTATGGATATGTTAATATCAAAAGGATGTAACGTTCAAGCAAAGAATAAG GTGGGTCGAGGCGTGTTGGGAGCAGCTTGTGCTAACGGCGAAGTTAAAATGACAAGGAAACTTCTCGAAATGGGATTTTCGCTCTTTGAAACGGACTAC TTTGGGCGCACGCCACTTCATTGGGCGGCGAAATATACTAATAAGGAAGTTGCTGAAATTTTAGTTGATAGAGGCGCCAATGTTGAAGCTCAAGACAAG TGGGGAAGAACGCCCTATCTTGACGCTGTTCGTCACGGCTGCGAGGATGTGGCGAATCTCTTTCTGAGCAAGGGTTGCAATCGTCACGCCGTTGATCAT GAAGGTCACGGCGCATTGGCGTTGGCTTGTATCGAAAAATCTCGCTATGCGGTAGAATCGTTTCTTTCAAGGTTCAGTAACCAG gatCTAAATTCAGTTCTTCACTTGGCAGTGCTGAGTAATTCTGACGATACAGTCGGCTTATTAATTTCCAACGGCGCCGATATTGAAACCCAAGATAAG TGGGGCTGCACTCCTCTTGTGACTGCCATTGAATTTGGCAGTGACAGAGTCATCGATTTTCTACTAAAAGAAGGCTGCAACATGTATGCAGAAACGAAGACGGGAGAATGCGTTCTGGATGTCGCTATCATGGCTGGACGACTCGATCTATTTCATCGTTTCGTAAAAGCGGGAATCAATGCTATGCAACTTCTGCCT ATGTAA
- the LOC136193507 gene encoding ankyrin repeat domain-containing protein 50-like isoform X1, whose product MAKVRDYVSKEPMQWKYILEEDVVDNPEYYSLPAISMAIWGKHLDVVEYLLSSGWDVDSPITETGETCFLEAVVLGYVEGIDLFVERGCNIEAKNYDCNGALVLAMSVHRFPLIKKLIELGLSVNETHQNGYTSLHSACSGGFVAIAEYLLENGAGIEAEDADGSTPFLIVCSCNSEGVIDLLISKGCNIYAKSKGGTGALGMASWKGHVEIAEKLVQLGFDVNEAQGFGKTSLHFSARTYFHTLKLAEFLIRNGAKLEVEDERGNTPFLVCATTNKVAFMDMLISKGCNVQAKNKVGRGVLGAACANGEVKMTRKLLEMGFSLFETDYFGRTPLHWAAKYTNKEVAEILVDRGANVEAQDKWGRTPYLDAVRHGCEDVANLFLSKGCNRHAVDHEGHGALALACIEKSRYAVESFLSRFSNQDLNSVLHLAVLSNSDDTVGLLISNGADIETQDKWGCTPLVTAIEFGSDRVIDFLLKEGCNMYAETKTGECVLDVAIMAGRLDLFHRFVKAGINAMQLLPETRRFLQKAATSGSEAAVRYLKEISFLQVSDHSLNWASPQECYHETNPFYFEINVSL is encoded by the exons ATGGCCAAGGTTCGAGATTATGTGTCCAAAGAGCCAATGCAGTGGAAGTATATTTTGGAGGAGGACGTTGTGGACAACCCCGAG TATTATAGCTTACCGGCAATTTCTATGGCTATTTGGGGAAAGCATTTAGATGTTGTAGAGTATTTACTTTCGTCGGGATGGGACGTTGACAGTCCAATCACAGAG ACTGGAGAGACGTGTTTTCTTGAAGCTGTTGTATTGGGATATGTAGAAGGaattgatttatttgttGAGAGAGGTTGCAACATTGAAGCAAAGAACTAC GATTGTAATGGGGCTCTGGTATTGGCAATGTCTGTGCATCGTTTTCCATTGATAAAGAAACTAATTGAATTGGGATTGTCTGTCAACGAAACCCATCAA AATGGTTATACGTCGTTGCATAGCGCATGTAGTGGTGGTTTTGTTGCAATTGCGGAATATCTACTAGAGAATGGAGCCGGTATTGAAGCTGAAGATGCA GATGGATCCACGCCTTTTCTTATAGTATGCAGTTGTAATTCTGAGGGCGtgattgatctattgatatCCAAAGGATGCAATATATATGCCAAAAGCAAA GGAGGTACTGGAGCCTTGGGAATGGCAAGTTGGAAGGGACACGTTGAAATTGCTGAGAAATTAGTTCAGCTTGGATTTGATGTCAACGAAGCTCAAGGG TTCGGCAAAACGTCTTTGCACTTTTCGGCTCGGACCTATTTCCATACACTCAAGCTAGCAGAATTTCTAATTAGAAATGGCGCCAAACTTGAAGTTGAAGACGAG AGAGGAAACACGCCGTTTCTAGTTTGTGCGACAACGAATAAGGTTGCTTTTATGGATATGTTAATATCAAAAGGATGTAACGTTCAAGCAAAGAATAAG GTGGGTCGAGGCGTGTTGGGAGCAGCTTGTGCTAACGGCGAAGTTAAAATGACAAGGAAACTTCTCGAAATGGGATTTTCGCTCTTTGAAACGGACTAC TTTGGGCGCACGCCACTTCATTGGGCGGCGAAATATACTAATAAGGAAGTTGCTGAAATTTTAGTTGATAGAGGCGCCAATGTTGAAGCTCAAGACAAG TGGGGAAGAACGCCCTATCTTGACGCTGTTCGTCACGGCTGCGAGGATGTGGCGAATCTCTTTCTGAGCAAGGGTTGCAATCGTCACGCCGTTGATCAT GAAGGTCACGGCGCATTGGCGTTGGCTTGTATCGAAAAATCTCGCTATGCGGTAGAATCGTTTCTTTCAAGGTTCAGTAACCAG gatCTAAATTCAGTTCTTCACTTGGCAGTGCTGAGTAATTCTGACGATACAGTCGGCTTATTAATTTCCAACGGCGCCGATATTGAAACCCAAGATAAG TGGGGCTGCACTCCTCTTGTGACTGCCATTGAATTTGGCAGTGACAGAGTCATCGATTTTCTACTAAAAGAAGGCTGCAACATGTATGCAGAAACGAAGACGGGAGAATGCGTTCTGGATGTCGCTATCATGGCTGGACGACTCGATCTATTTCATCGTTTCGTAAAAGCGGGAATCAATGCTATGCAACTTCTGCCT GaaactcgtcgatttttgcaaAAAGCGGCGACGAGTGGAAGCGAAGCAGCTGTTCGATATCTTAAAGAG aTTAGTTTTCTTCAAGTTTCGGATCATTCATTGAACTGGGCGTCTCCTCAGGAATGCTATCATGAAACGAACCCATTCTATTTTGAAATAAATGTCTCGCTATAG
- the LOC136193507 gene encoding ankyrin repeat domain-containing protein 50-like isoform X2: MAIWGKHLDVVEYLLSSGWDVDSPITETGETCFLEAVVLGYVEGIDLFVERGCNIEAKNYDCNGALVLAMSVHRFPLIKKLIELGLSVNETHQNGYTSLHSACSGGFVAIAEYLLENGAGIEAEDADGSTPFLIVCSCNSEGVIDLLISKGCNIYAKSKGGTGALGMASWKGHVEIAEKLVQLGFDVNEAQGFGKTSLHFSARTYFHTLKLAEFLIRNGAKLEVEDERGNTPFLVCATTNKVAFMDMLISKGCNVQAKNKVGRGVLGAACANGEVKMTRKLLEMGFSLFETDYFGRTPLHWAAKYTNKEVAEILVDRGANVEAQDKWGRTPYLDAVRHGCEDVANLFLSKGCNRHAVDHEGHGALALACIEKSRYAVESFLSRFSNQDLNSVLHLAVLSNSDDTVGLLISNGADIETQDKWGCTPLVTAIEFGSDRVIDFLLKEGCNMYAETKTGECVLDVAIMAGRLDLFHRFVKAGINAMQLLPETRRFLQKAATSGSEAAVRYLKEISFLQVSDHSLNWASPQECYHETNPFYFEINVSL, from the exons ATGGCTATTTGGGGAAAGCATTTAGATGTTGTAGAGTATTTACTTTCGTCGGGATGGGACGTTGACAGTCCAATCACAGAG ACTGGAGAGACGTGTTTTCTTGAAGCTGTTGTATTGGGATATGTAGAAGGaattgatttatttgttGAGAGAGGTTGCAACATTGAAGCAAAGAACTAC GATTGTAATGGGGCTCTGGTATTGGCAATGTCTGTGCATCGTTTTCCATTGATAAAGAAACTAATTGAATTGGGATTGTCTGTCAACGAAACCCATCAA AATGGTTATACGTCGTTGCATAGCGCATGTAGTGGTGGTTTTGTTGCAATTGCGGAATATCTACTAGAGAATGGAGCCGGTATTGAAGCTGAAGATGCA GATGGATCCACGCCTTTTCTTATAGTATGCAGTTGTAATTCTGAGGGCGtgattgatctattgatatCCAAAGGATGCAATATATATGCCAAAAGCAAA GGAGGTACTGGAGCCTTGGGAATGGCAAGTTGGAAGGGACACGTTGAAATTGCTGAGAAATTAGTTCAGCTTGGATTTGATGTCAACGAAGCTCAAGGG TTCGGCAAAACGTCTTTGCACTTTTCGGCTCGGACCTATTTCCATACACTCAAGCTAGCAGAATTTCTAATTAGAAATGGCGCCAAACTTGAAGTTGAAGACGAG AGAGGAAACACGCCGTTTCTAGTTTGTGCGACAACGAATAAGGTTGCTTTTATGGATATGTTAATATCAAAAGGATGTAACGTTCAAGCAAAGAATAAG GTGGGTCGAGGCGTGTTGGGAGCAGCTTGTGCTAACGGCGAAGTTAAAATGACAAGGAAACTTCTCGAAATGGGATTTTCGCTCTTTGAAACGGACTAC TTTGGGCGCACGCCACTTCATTGGGCGGCGAAATATACTAATAAGGAAGTTGCTGAAATTTTAGTTGATAGAGGCGCCAATGTTGAAGCTCAAGACAAG TGGGGAAGAACGCCCTATCTTGACGCTGTTCGTCACGGCTGCGAGGATGTGGCGAATCTCTTTCTGAGCAAGGGTTGCAATCGTCACGCCGTTGATCAT GAAGGTCACGGCGCATTGGCGTTGGCTTGTATCGAAAAATCTCGCTATGCGGTAGAATCGTTTCTTTCAAGGTTCAGTAACCAG gatCTAAATTCAGTTCTTCACTTGGCAGTGCTGAGTAATTCTGACGATACAGTCGGCTTATTAATTTCCAACGGCGCCGATATTGAAACCCAAGATAAG TGGGGCTGCACTCCTCTTGTGACTGCCATTGAATTTGGCAGTGACAGAGTCATCGATTTTCTACTAAAAGAAGGCTGCAACATGTATGCAGAAACGAAGACGGGAGAATGCGTTCTGGATGTCGCTATCATGGCTGGACGACTCGATCTATTTCATCGTTTCGTAAAAGCGGGAATCAATGCTATGCAACTTCTGCCT GaaactcgtcgatttttgcaaAAAGCGGCGACGAGTGGAAGCGAAGCAGCTGTTCGATATCTTAAAGAG aTTAGTTTTCTTCAAGTTTCGGATCATTCATTGAACTGGGCGTCTCCTCAGGAATGCTATCATGAAACGAACCCATTCTATTTTGAAATAAATGTCTCGCTATAG
- the LOC136193538 gene encoding uncharacterized protein has translation MILVIIAVAYCAKSIRKHQKVASSKEEQLQETRLVLDRAEQTLTTLSNIWSVDNVEIVFLNVIGYGSFGKVWSAAYRDQIVAVKLLKIKADDCTDEQLQDFNDESELLRSIFHANIVQFIGTGMNVEGKPFIVLEYMERGSVRHELDTNYGHKPMERSLQVKYSLDAAKGMRHLHLIGRMHRDLKCDNLLISDRGIVKVADLGCTKLVPTIEGGRNARGTRAVGTSFFRAPEIIRGRVYDSSVDVYSYGITLWEIQTAKHPYSDQLHLGLTVRDILDRVVQKQLRPEFPTYCDKDMIKLTKSCWQLSPFRRPSFDEIVLKLEAICFRDRIVFK, from the exons ATGATACTTGTAATTATTGCGGTCGCCTACTGTGCCAAAAGTATACGAAAGCATCAGAAGGTGGCATCCAGCAAAGAAGAACAATTGCAAGAGACAAGATTAGTATTAGATCGAGCCGAGCAAACCCTGACGACACTGTCGAACATCTGGTCAGTCGACAACGTCGAGATTGTCTTCTTGAACGTTATTGGATATGGGTCATTCGGCAAAGTGTGGAGCGCCGCCTATCGCgatcaaatcgtcgccgtcaaattgCTCAAAATCAAAGCCGACGATTGCACGGACGAACAACTGCAGgacttcaacgacgaaagtGAGCTACTAAGATCGATATTTCACGCCAACATCGTTCAGTTTATCGGGACTGGAATGAACGTCGAAGGCAAGCCATTTATCGTGCTCGAGTACATGGAACGGGGATCGGTGCGTCATGAGCTGGACACCAACTATGGCCATAAGCCAATGGAACGAAGCCTCCAGGTCAAGTACTCTCTTGATGCTGCAAAAGGTATGCGCCATCTGCACCTAATTGGTCGAATGCATCGCGATCTCAAATGCGACAATTTGCTCATCAGCGATCGCGGAATCGTCAAAGTGGCCGATTTGGGATGCACGAAACTCGTGCCAACGATCGAAGGCGGTAGAAATGCGAGAGGAACACGGGCTGTAGGCACATCTTTTTTCAGAGCACCCGAAATTATTCGCGGAAGAGTTTACGACTCGTCTGTGGACGTGTATAGCTACGGAATCACCTTATGGGAAATCCAAACTGCGAAGCACCCCTACTCCGATCAATTGCACTTGGGCCTCACTGTGAGAGATATTTTGGATCGAGTCGTTCAAAAACAACTTCGTCCCGAATTTCCCACTTATTGCGACAAAGACATGATAAAACTGACTAAGTCATGCTGGCAACTTAGTCCCTTTCGGCGACCTTCATTTGACGAGATTGTTCTCAAGTTGGAGGCAATTTGTTTTCGAGACAGAATCG TTTTCAAGTAA